The following are encoded in a window of uncultured Pseudomonas sp. genomic DNA:
- a CDS encoding acyl-CoA dehydrogenase C-terminal domain-containing protein: MPEYNAPLRDLRFVLHEVFDAPSLWARLPALAETVDADTADAILEEAAKVTGGLIAPLNRSGDEEGAQWLNGDVRTPAGFKQAYATYIEGGWVGLAGNPAYGGMGMPKMLAVAFEEMLYAAGSSFALYSALSSGACLAIDAHASEELKTTYLPPMYEGRWAGSMCLTEAHAGTDLGIIRTKAEPQADGSYQISGSKIFITGGEQDLTENIIHLVLAKLPDAPAGARGISLFLVPKVLVNADGSLAARNAVSCGSIEHKMGIKASATCVMNFDGATGYLIGEPNKGLAAMFTMMNYERLSIGIQGIGCAEASYQAARDYARERLQSRSASGPEAQDKAADPIIVHADVRRMLLTMKALTEGGRAFACYVGQQLDLSKFSDDSSERQAADALVALLTPVAKAFFTDTGLDSCIHGQQVFGGHGYIREWGQEQLVRDVRIAQIYEGTNGIQALDLLGRKVIANGGVALRQFTAEIRRFAEQPDTPYAAALLDAVERLERTSSWLQERAAGNPHETGAASVEYLHLFGYTAYAWMWARMAAVAQAKCSEDEAFYSAKLATAEFFFARLLPRSLTLEASIRAGSDSLYGLRAEQF, from the coding sequence ATGCCCGAGTACAACGCCCCGTTGCGCGACCTGCGCTTTGTCCTCCATGAAGTGTTCGATGCCCCAAGCCTGTGGGCACGTCTGCCGGCCCTGGCCGAAACGGTCGATGCCGACACCGCCGATGCCATTCTGGAGGAAGCCGCCAAAGTCACCGGCGGCTTGATCGCCCCGCTCAACCGCAGTGGTGATGAAGAAGGCGCGCAGTGGCTGAATGGCGATGTGCGCACCCCGGCGGGTTTCAAGCAAGCCTATGCCACCTACATTGAAGGCGGCTGGGTCGGTTTGGCCGGCAACCCAGCTTACGGCGGCATGGGCATGCCCAAGATGCTCGCCGTGGCGTTTGAAGAGATGCTCTACGCCGCCGGTTCCAGCTTCGCCCTGTATTCGGCGCTGAGTTCCGGGGCCTGCCTGGCCATCGACGCCCACGCCAGCGAAGAACTGAAAACCACCTACCTGCCGCCGATGTACGAAGGCCGCTGGGCCGGCTCCATGTGCCTGACCGAAGCCCATGCCGGCACAGACCTGGGCATCATCCGCACCAAGGCCGAACCGCAAGCCGATGGCAGCTACCAGATCAGCGGCAGCAAGATCTTTATCACCGGTGGCGAGCAGGACCTGACCGAAAACATCATCCATCTGGTACTGGCCAAGCTGCCCGACGCCCCCGCCGGCGCACGCGGCATCTCGCTGTTTCTGGTGCCCAAGGTGCTGGTCAATGCCGACGGTAGCCTGGCGGCGCGCAACGCGGTGAGCTGCGGTTCGATCGAACACAAGATGGGCATCAAGGCCTCGGCCACCTGCGTGATGAACTTCGACGGTGCCACCGGCTACCTGATCGGCGAGCCAAACAAAGGCCTGGCGGCGATGTTCACCATGATGAACTACGAGCGCCTGTCCATCGGCATCCAGGGCATTGGTTGCGCCGAAGCCTCTTACCAGGCCGCTCGCGACTACGCCCGCGAACGCCTGCAAAGCCGTTCCGCCAGCGGCCCGGAAGCGCAGGACAAAGCCGCCGACCCGATCATCGTGCACGCCGATGTGCGGCGCATGCTGCTGACCATGAAGGCCCTCACCGAAGGCGGCCGGGCGTTTGCCTGCTATGTCGGCCAACAGCTTGACCTCAGCAAGTTCAGCGACGACAGCAGCGAGCGCCAGGCCGCCGACGCCTTGGTCGCCCTGCTCACCCCGGTGGCCAAGGCGTTTTTCACCGACACCGGGTTGGACAGCTGCATCCATGGCCAACAGGTTTTCGGTGGCCACGGTTATATCCGCGAATGGGGCCAGGAACAACTGGTGCGCGACGTGCGCATCGCGCAGATCTACGAAGGCACCAATGGTATCCAGGCCCTCGACCTGCTCGGGCGTAAGGTGATCGCCAATGGCGGCGTGGCCCTGCGCCAGTTCACCGCGGAGATCCGCCGCTTCGCCGAACAGCCCGACACGCCGTATGCCGCTGCTCTGCTGGATGCCGTCGAGCGCCTGGAGCGCACCAGCAGCTGGCTGCAGGAGCGCGCCGCCGGCAACCCGCACGAAACCGGCGCGGCCTCGGTGGAATACCTGCACCTGTTCGGCTACACCGCCTACGCCTGGATGTGGGCGCGCATGGCCGCCGTGGCTCAGGCCAAGTGCAGCGAGGATGAGGCGTTTTACAGCGCCAAGCTGGCCACTGCCGAGTTCTTCTTCGCCCGCCTGCTGCCGCGTAGCCTGACCCTGGAAGCCAGCATCCGCGCCGGCAGCGACTCGCTCTACGGCCTGCGCGCCGAGCAATTCTGA
- a CDS encoding acetyl-CoA C-acetyltransferase yields the protein MQEVVIVAATRTAIGAFQGTLSSVAAVDLGAAVIRRLLADTGLPAEQVDEVILGQVLTAGAGQNPARQSTLKAGLPHTVPALTLNKVCGSGLKAVIMAAQAIRCGDAEVIIAGGQENMSQSPHVLSGSRNGLRMGHGQLLDTMIHDGLWDAFNDYHMGITAENLAEQYGISRTEQDDFAARSQQLACAAVEAGRFANEITPIEIPQRKGDSLIVAADEQPRASSTLEALGKVRPAFKRDGSVTAGNASTLNDGAAAVLLMSARKAAELNLPVLARIKAHASAGVDPATMGIGPVFATRRTLEKADWRLEQLDLIEANEAFAAQAIAVGRELQWDSAKVNVNGGAIALGHPIGASGCRILVSLIHEMLRRDAHKGLATLCIGGGQGVALAIER from the coding sequence ATGCAAGAAGTCGTCATAGTCGCCGCCACCCGCACCGCCATCGGCGCCTTTCAGGGAACGTTGAGCAGCGTTGCTGCTGTTGATCTGGGTGCCGCCGTCATCCGCCGCCTGCTGGCAGACACTGGCCTGCCCGCCGAGCAGGTGGATGAAGTCATACTCGGCCAAGTGCTCACCGCCGGTGCCGGGCAGAATCCGGCTCGCCAGAGCACACTCAAAGCCGGCCTGCCACACACCGTGCCGGCGCTGACCCTGAACAAAGTCTGTGGCTCTGGTCTTAAAGCCGTGATCATGGCGGCCCAGGCGATCCGCTGTGGTGACGCCGAGGTGATCATCGCCGGCGGCCAGGAAAACATGAGCCAGTCACCGCACGTCTTGAGCGGTTCGCGCAATGGCCTGCGCATGGGCCACGGCCAGCTGCTCGACACAATGATCCACGATGGCCTGTGGGATGCCTTCAACGATTACCACATGGGCATCACTGCCGAGAACCTGGCCGAGCAATACGGCATCAGCCGCACCGAGCAGGATGACTTCGCCGCCCGCTCGCAGCAGCTCGCCTGCGCCGCAGTCGAGGCCGGGCGCTTTGCCAACGAGATCACCCCGATCGAAATCCCCCAGCGCAAGGGTGACAGCCTGATCGTTGCCGCCGATGAACAGCCGCGCGCCAGCAGCACTCTGGAGGCCCTGGGCAAAGTGCGCCCGGCGTTCAAGCGTGACGGCAGCGTCACCGCCGGCAATGCCTCAACCTTGAATGACGGCGCGGCCGCCGTGCTGCTGATGAGCGCGCGCAAGGCCGCCGAGCTGAACCTGCCGGTGCTGGCGCGGATCAAGGCCCACGCCAGTGCCGGCGTCGACCCGGCGACCATGGGCATTGGCCCGGTATTCGCCACCCGCCGCACCCTGGAGAAAGCCGACTGGCGCCTGGAGCAACTCGACCTGATCGAGGCCAATGAAGCCTTCGCCGCCCAGGCCATTGCGGTCGGCCGCGAACTGCAGTGGGACAGCGCCAAGGTCAACGTAAACGGCGGTGCCATCGCACTGGGTCACCCGATCGGTGCGTCCGGCTGCCGTATTCTGGTCAGCCTGATCCATGAAATGCTCCGCCGTGACGCCCATAAAGGCCTGGCCACCCTGTGCATCGGCGGCGGTCAAGGTGTAGCGTTGGCCATCGAACGCTAG